The proteins below are encoded in one region of Phaseolus vulgaris cultivar G19833 chromosome 1, P. vulgaris v2.0, whole genome shotgun sequence:
- the LOC137813639 gene encoding phytyl ester synthase 2, chloroplastic-like isoform X2, with protein sequence MATTAACLFPPASFSGDPPSPVGKPNSYRTSIITTRLTMSGERAPAATAEVRRAEEKKEKDERCMNGWKEYLEQSKELIVPDGGPPRWFSPLECAPRLDSSPLLLFLPGIDGVGLGLISQHQKLGRIFDTWCLHIPVADRTPFPELVKLVEKTVRSEHQRSRSRPIYLVGESLGACLALAVAALNPDIDFVLILANPATSFSRSDLQLLTPLLEALPDPLSPGLPNILKLTQGESLRMVLDSVVQGLPLQTTAGELVKDFTTFLLSLPILADILPKETLLWKLKMLKSASAYAHSRLYSIKAQTLILCSGNDLLLPSQREGERLLKLLPKSKCELRKFDCSGHFLFLEGSIDLVTIIKGTSYYRRGKYHDYLSDFIRPTPDEVRKVVESYSLYNLVATVMLSTLEDGTVVKGLAGIPSEGPVLFVGDHMLLGLDSVPLLCRFFSERNILVRAMAHPLFFMRSKKGKLPDISYFDSLRIMGAVPVGPTNLFKLLSSKSHVLLYPGGVREAFHRKGEEYKLFWPEQSEFVRMAARFGARIVPFGVVGEDDIGKVVFDYDDLVKIPYFRSEIESLKDEVPQLRRGLSGEVANQQLHLPLILPKVPGRFYYYFGKPLETKGREKELEDKEKCQELYLEVKSEVERCITYLKEKREMDPYRALGHRLLYHATNGFKSEIPTFEI encoded by the exons ATGGCAACCACCGCAGCCTGTCTCTTTCCCCCCGCGTCCTTCAGCGGTGATCCGCCGTCGCCGGTCGGAAAACCGAATTCCTACCGGACCTCAATTATTACTACGCGGCTCACGATGTCGGGGGAGCGTGCTCCTGCGGCGACGGCAGAGGTGAGGCGCGCagaagagaagaaagagaaggaTGAGCGATGCATGAACGGTTGGAAGGAATATTTGGAGCAATCGAAGGAGTTGATCGTACCGGACGGTGGTCCGCCGCGGTGGTTTTCGCCGTTGGAGTGCGCTCCGCGTTTGGATAGCTCTCCTCTTCTGCTCTTTTTGCCGG GGATTGATGGCGTGGGACTTGGACTTATTTCACAACATCAGAAACTGGGGAG GATTTTTGATACGTGGTGCTTGCATATCCCAGTAGCAGACCGAACACCATTTCCAG AGCTTGTGAAACTAGTTGAGAAAACAGTTAGGTCGGAACATCAACGTTCACGAAGCAGGCCCATATATCTTGTTGGAGAATCATTAGGAGCATGCCTTGCACTAGCTGTTGCAGCGCTTAATCCTGATATTGattttgtattaattttggCGAACCCAG CTACTTCGTTCAGCAGGTCAGACTTGCAACTTCTAACGCCATTATTGGAAGCTTTGCCTGATCCACTCTCTCCTGGCCTGCCTAACATTCTCAAATTGACACAAG GTGAATCTTTGAGGATGGTGTTGGATAGTGTGGTCCAAGGGCTTCCCCTACAAACTACAGCTGGAGAGCTAGTGAAGGATTTTACAACTTTCTTATTATCTCTGCCT ATTCTTGCCGACATATTACCAAAAGAAACACTTCTGTGGAAACTAAAGATGCTTAAGTCAGCTTCTGCTTATGCCCATTCACGCCTTTATTCAATCAAAGCTCAGACTTTGATACTTTGCAG TGGAAATGATCTGCTACTACCTAGTCAGCGGGAAGGTGAAAGACTACTCAAGTTACTGCCTAAATCTAAATGCGAGCTTCGTAAATTTGATTGCAGTGGCCATTTCCTATTCTTG GAAGGAAGCATTGACCTGGTAACTATAATCAAGGGAACTTCATACTATCGCCGTGGCAAATATCATGATTATTTATCTGATTTTATACGCCCAACGCCTGATGAGGTGAGAAAAGTAGTAGAATCATACAG TTTGTATAACCTTGTGGCAACTGTAATGCTCTCAACATTGGAGGATGGGACGGTTGTAAAAGGCCTTGCTGGAATTCCTTCAGAGGGGCCTGTTTTGTTTGTTGGCGACCACATGCTGCTGGGATTAGACTCAGTTCCCCTGTTGTGTAGATTTTTTTCTGAAAGAAACATCCTTGTTAGAGCGATGGCACATCCCTTGTTTTTCATGAGATCTAAGAAAGGAAAATTGCCAGATATATCTTATTTTGACAGTCTCAGAATTATGGGTGCTGTCCCTGTAGGACCAACTAACCTCTTCAAGCTTTTATCTTCCAAGTCTCATGTCCTGTTATATCCTGGAGGAGTACGCGAGGCTTTTCATAGGAAG GGTGAAGAGTACAAGTTATTCTGGCCTGAACAATCCGAGTTTGTAAGAATGGCAGCAAGATTTGGAGCCAGAATTGTCCCTTTTGGTGTAGTTGGAGAAGATGATATTGGTAAA GTAGTTTTTGATTATGATGACTTGGTGAAGATTCCTTATTTTAGGTCTGAAATAGAGAGTCTGAAAGATGAGGTTCCACAATTGAG GCGTGGTTTAAGTGGTGAGGTGGCAAATCAACAATTGCATTTGCCTTTGATTTTGCCTAAAGTTCCAGGGAGATTCTACTATTATTTTGGAAAACCATTGGAAACGAAAG GAAGAGAAAAAGAACTGGAAGACAAGGAGAAATGTCAAGAGTTGTATTTGGAAGTGAAGTCTGAGGTTGAGAGATGTATTACTTACTTGAAGGAAAAAAGAGAAATGGACCCCTACAGAGCTCTAGGGCATCGACTGTTATACCACGCCACTAATGGTTTTAAGTCTGAAATTCCAACTTTTGAAATCTGA
- the LOC137813639 gene encoding phytyl ester synthase 2, chloroplastic-like isoform X1, protein MATTAACLFPPASFSGDPPSPVGKPNSYRTSIITTRLTMSGERAPAATAEVRRAEEKKEKDERCMNGWKEYLEQSKELIVPDGGPPRWFSPLECAPRLDSSPLLLFLPGIDGVGLGLISQHQKLGRIFDTWCLHIPVADRTPFPELVKLVEKTVRSEHQRSRSRPIYLVGESLGACLALAVAALNPDIDFVLILANPATSFSRSDLQLLTPLLEALPDPLSPGLPNILKLTQGESLRMVLDSVVQGLPLQTTAGELVKDFTTFLLSLPILADILPKETLLWKLKMLKSASAYAHSRLYSIKAQTLILCSGNDLLLPSQREGERLLKLLPKSKCELRKFDCSGHFLFLQEGSIDLVTIIKGTSYYRRGKYHDYLSDFIRPTPDEVRKVVESYSLYNLVATVMLSTLEDGTVVKGLAGIPSEGPVLFVGDHMLLGLDSVPLLCRFFSERNILVRAMAHPLFFMRSKKGKLPDISYFDSLRIMGAVPVGPTNLFKLLSSKSHVLLYPGGVREAFHRKGEEYKLFWPEQSEFVRMAARFGARIVPFGVVGEDDIGKVVFDYDDLVKIPYFRSEIESLKDEVPQLRRGLSGEVANQQLHLPLILPKVPGRFYYYFGKPLETKGREKELEDKEKCQELYLEVKSEVERCITYLKEKREMDPYRALGHRLLYHATNGFKSEIPTFEI, encoded by the exons ATGGCAACCACCGCAGCCTGTCTCTTTCCCCCCGCGTCCTTCAGCGGTGATCCGCCGTCGCCGGTCGGAAAACCGAATTCCTACCGGACCTCAATTATTACTACGCGGCTCACGATGTCGGGGGAGCGTGCTCCTGCGGCGACGGCAGAGGTGAGGCGCGCagaagagaagaaagagaaggaTGAGCGATGCATGAACGGTTGGAAGGAATATTTGGAGCAATCGAAGGAGTTGATCGTACCGGACGGTGGTCCGCCGCGGTGGTTTTCGCCGTTGGAGTGCGCTCCGCGTTTGGATAGCTCTCCTCTTCTGCTCTTTTTGCCGG GGATTGATGGCGTGGGACTTGGACTTATTTCACAACATCAGAAACTGGGGAG GATTTTTGATACGTGGTGCTTGCATATCCCAGTAGCAGACCGAACACCATTTCCAG AGCTTGTGAAACTAGTTGAGAAAACAGTTAGGTCGGAACATCAACGTTCACGAAGCAGGCCCATATATCTTGTTGGAGAATCATTAGGAGCATGCCTTGCACTAGCTGTTGCAGCGCTTAATCCTGATATTGattttgtattaattttggCGAACCCAG CTACTTCGTTCAGCAGGTCAGACTTGCAACTTCTAACGCCATTATTGGAAGCTTTGCCTGATCCACTCTCTCCTGGCCTGCCTAACATTCTCAAATTGACACAAG GTGAATCTTTGAGGATGGTGTTGGATAGTGTGGTCCAAGGGCTTCCCCTACAAACTACAGCTGGAGAGCTAGTGAAGGATTTTACAACTTTCTTATTATCTCTGCCT ATTCTTGCCGACATATTACCAAAAGAAACACTTCTGTGGAAACTAAAGATGCTTAAGTCAGCTTCTGCTTATGCCCATTCACGCCTTTATTCAATCAAAGCTCAGACTTTGATACTTTGCAG TGGAAATGATCTGCTACTACCTAGTCAGCGGGAAGGTGAAAGACTACTCAAGTTACTGCCTAAATCTAAATGCGAGCTTCGTAAATTTGATTGCAGTGGCCATTTCCTATTCTTG CAGGAAGGAAGCATTGACCTGGTAACTATAATCAAGGGAACTTCATACTATCGCCGTGGCAAATATCATGATTATTTATCTGATTTTATACGCCCAACGCCTGATGAGGTGAGAAAAGTAGTAGAATCATACAG TTTGTATAACCTTGTGGCAACTGTAATGCTCTCAACATTGGAGGATGGGACGGTTGTAAAAGGCCTTGCTGGAATTCCTTCAGAGGGGCCTGTTTTGTTTGTTGGCGACCACATGCTGCTGGGATTAGACTCAGTTCCCCTGTTGTGTAGATTTTTTTCTGAAAGAAACATCCTTGTTAGAGCGATGGCACATCCCTTGTTTTTCATGAGATCTAAGAAAGGAAAATTGCCAGATATATCTTATTTTGACAGTCTCAGAATTATGGGTGCTGTCCCTGTAGGACCAACTAACCTCTTCAAGCTTTTATCTTCCAAGTCTCATGTCCTGTTATATCCTGGAGGAGTACGCGAGGCTTTTCATAGGAAG GGTGAAGAGTACAAGTTATTCTGGCCTGAACAATCCGAGTTTGTAAGAATGGCAGCAAGATTTGGAGCCAGAATTGTCCCTTTTGGTGTAGTTGGAGAAGATGATATTGGTAAA GTAGTTTTTGATTATGATGACTTGGTGAAGATTCCTTATTTTAGGTCTGAAATAGAGAGTCTGAAAGATGAGGTTCCACAATTGAG GCGTGGTTTAAGTGGTGAGGTGGCAAATCAACAATTGCATTTGCCTTTGATTTTGCCTAAAGTTCCAGGGAGATTCTACTATTATTTTGGAAAACCATTGGAAACGAAAG GAAGAGAAAAAGAACTGGAAGACAAGGAGAAATGTCAAGAGTTGTATTTGGAAGTGAAGTCTGAGGTTGAGAGATGTATTACTTACTTGAAGGAAAAAAGAGAAATGGACCCCTACAGAGCTCTAGGGCATCGACTGTTATACCACGCCACTAATGGTTTTAAGTCTGAAATTCCAACTTTTGAAATCTGA